In one window of Armatimonadota bacterium DNA:
- a CDS encoding aminopeptidase P family protein produces MTRHLQRVQRLRSALTEIEAQAVLISGTANIRYLSGFTGSYGALLVDDAEALLISDFRYRFQAAEQAPGFQFVEIRKWVQDVARAIRGLGRQAVAFESAHLTYQTHAQLAAELNGIALVPVNGLIEQMRAVKEPDELSCIERAAAISDAAVERVLSLMRPGVSERELALAAEDYIKKEAGADLAFPPIVASGPRSAQCHAEPGARELVVGDMVVVDAGARWQGYGADITRTVAVGSATERQREIYAACWQAQHTGLGAVKAGAACAALDHTARSVIEEAGFGEHFGHGLGHGVGLESHELPRLTRAEETSLVADMTVTVEPGIYIVETGGVRLEDLVVVTQNGCRMLTHASKPRELPVL; encoded by the coding sequence ATGACCCGCCATTTGCAGCGTGTTCAGCGCCTCAGGTCGGCATTAACGGAAATCGAGGCGCAAGCCGTCCTCATCTCCGGAACCGCCAACATCCGGTACCTCAGCGGTTTCACGGGCTCGTACGGCGCGCTTCTCGTGGACGACGCAGAGGCGCTCCTCATCAGCGATTTCCGCTATCGCTTTCAGGCCGCCGAGCAGGCTCCCGGGTTCCAGTTCGTGGAGATCCGGAAGTGGGTGCAGGATGTCGCGCGCGCCATCCGCGGGTTGGGCCGTCAGGCGGTCGCCTTCGAGTCCGCGCACCTCACGTATCAGACTCATGCACAGCTCGCGGCGGAGCTCAACGGTATCGCCCTGGTGCCGGTCAACGGACTGATTGAGCAGATGCGGGCGGTCAAGGAGCCGGACGAGCTATCGTGCATCGAGCGCGCGGCGGCGATATCGGACGCGGCTGTCGAGCGAGTCCTGTCCTTGATGCGGCCTGGGGTCAGCGAACGCGAGCTGGCCCTGGCGGCCGAGGACTACATCAAGAAGGAGGCGGGAGCGGATCTTGCGTTCCCTCCGATCGTTGCCTCCGGGCCGCGCTCGGCGCAATGCCACGCCGAGCCGGGAGCGCGCGAACTCGTGGTTGGCGACATGGTAGTCGTGGACGCAGGCGCTCGGTGGCAGGGCTACGGCGCCGACATCACGCGCACAGTCGCAGTCGGCAGCGCGACGGAGCGGCAGCGCGAGATCTACGCCGCGTGTTGGCAAGCGCAGCACACGGGATTGGGTGCGGTCAAGGCGGGCGCGGCCTGTGCGGCGCTTGACCACACGGCGCGCTCGGTCATCGAAGAGGCGGGGTTTGGCGAACACTTCGGGCACGGCCTGGGGCACGGCGTGGGGTTGGAGTCTCACGAGTTGCCGCGACTGACGCGCGCTGAGGAGACATCCCTGGTCGCCGATATGACAGTAACCGTCGAGCCTGGAATATATATAGTAGAGACTGGAGGGGTTCGCCTGGAGGACCTCGTGGTCGTCACTCAGAACGGATGCCGAATGCTGACGCACGCTTCCAAGCCGCGGGAATTGCCGGTGCTCTAG
- a CDS encoding beta-N-acetylglucosaminidase domain-containing protein yields MLGGKERQLGILPTPRKLFKVGRTTTVTEAAVLLPSDEGGRSAAEGLRALLRELGVPRVPAVATLEAAGRYSMLIAAGDPRSDSRVAHCWDLCDGLRMDLAALGPQGYGLVTARRDGKVVVVLAAQAREGLRHGFATLRQLIVQRGEKPALRQVSLADRPSFELRGVIEGFYGPPWSHQERLRLLDFFELYKFNLYVYAPKDDPYHREKWREPYTGKALREFRQLVDAAARHGIRFCFAISPGLSMRYSSRADFTALCRKVDAMREMGVDSFALCLDDIPSELHHAQDKRAFSSLGEAHAHITNRLRDYLDKAAPESQLIFCPTDYTGTKRTPYLRAIAEGMRKEVLIFWTGEQVCTPDIGGADADAYGAAIGRPPLIWDNYPVNDYNRNRLLMGPIRSRSGDLHEHAAGVIANPMNEGEASKIPLATIADYLWNSEAYRPEPSWEAALMQQGGPRGYAPLRCLAENCMSSFLYAKDSASLSAAVAAFWKESSAGKPGNAARELRRHFTRMRGLKRELASALGNPWLLEETRPYLDKLAAYGRAGAACVRMLLNPSPTARRSVERLREEAAAIPQQICGSVMDDFIARALREHQARDAS; encoded by the coding sequence GTGCTGGGTGGCAAAGAGAGGCAGCTCGGGATTCTGCCTACGCCGCGCAAGCTGTTCAAGGTCGGGCGCACCACAACCGTCACCGAGGCGGCGGTGCTGCTGCCCTCGGATGAGGGCGGGCGGAGCGCCGCCGAGGGCTTGCGCGCGCTGCTGCGGGAACTCGGCGTGCCGCGAGTGCCGGCGGTGGCGACGCTGGAGGCCGCGGGGCGGTACTCGATGCTCATCGCCGCGGGCGACCCGCGCAGCGACTCCAGGGTAGCCCATTGCTGGGATCTGTGCGACGGCCTGCGGATGGACCTGGCGGCGCTCGGGCCGCAGGGCTACGGGCTGGTGACGGCGCGGCGGGACGGCAAGGTGGTCGTGGTGCTGGCGGCGCAGGCGCGCGAAGGCCTGCGCCACGGGTTCGCGACGCTGCGGCAGCTCATCGTGCAGCGCGGGGAGAAGCCGGCCCTGCGCCAGGTGTCACTCGCGGATCGCCCGTCATTCGAGCTGCGCGGAGTCATCGAGGGGTTCTACGGCCCGCCGTGGAGCCACCAGGAGCGCCTACGGCTGCTTGACTTCTTCGAACTCTACAAGTTCAATCTGTACGTCTACGCGCCGAAGGACGACCCGTACCACCGGGAGAAGTGGCGCGAGCCGTACACGGGGAAGGCGCTGCGCGAGTTCCGCCAACTGGTGGACGCGGCGGCGCGCCACGGCATCCGCTTCTGCTTCGCCATCAGCCCCGGCCTCAGCATGCGCTACTCGTCGCGGGCCGACTTCACCGCGCTGTGCCGCAAGGTTGATGCGATGCGCGAGATGGGCGTGGACTCCTTCGCGCTGTGCCTGGACGATATCCCGTCCGAGCTGCATCATGCGCAGGACAAGCGCGCGTTCTCCTCGCTCGGGGAAGCGCACGCCCACATCACCAACCGCCTGCGGGATTACCTGGATAAGGCCGCGCCGGAATCGCAGCTCATCTTCTGCCCCACCGACTACACGGGGACGAAGCGCACTCCTTACCTGCGCGCGATCGCGGAGGGCATGCGCAAGGAGGTGCTTATCTTCTGGACCGGGGAGCAGGTGTGCACGCCGGACATCGGCGGAGCGGACGCCGATGCCTACGGTGCCGCGATCGGCCGGCCGCCGCTGATCTGGGACAACTACCCGGTCAACGATTACAACCGCAACCGCCTGTTGATGGGGCCGATTCGCAGCCGCAGCGGCGATCTGCACGAGCACGCAGCGGGGGTCATAGCCAACCCGATGAACGAGGGCGAGGCGTCCAAGATCCCGCTCGCCACCATTGCCGATTACCTGTGGAACTCGGAGGCCTATCGCCCCGAACCGTCGTGGGAAGCGGCGCTGATGCAGCAGGGCGGACCGCGCGGCTACGCGCCGCTGCGCTGTCTCGCCGAGAACTGCATGAGTTCGTTTCTCTACGCCAAGGACTCGGCTAGCCTGAGCGCCGCCGTCGCCGCGTTCTGGAAGGAATCGTCGGCGGGCAAGCCCGGCAACGCCGCGCGCGAGCTGCGGCGGCATTTCACGCGCATGCGCGGACTAAAGCGGGAACTCGCGTCCGCTCTGGGAAACCCGTGGCTGCTCGAGGAAACGCGGCCGTACCTCGACAAGCTGGCGGCCTACGGCCGGGCAGGCGCGGCCTGCGTGCGTATGTTGCTCAACCCCTCGCCCACCGCGCGCAGGAGTGTCGAGCGCTTGCGGGAGGAGGCGGCGGCGATCCCGCAACAGATCTGCGGCAGTGTGATGGATGATTTCATCGCCCGCGCCCTGCGGGAGCATCAGGCGCGGGATGCGAGTTGA
- a CDS encoding PilT/PilU family type 4a pilus ATPase: MTETSNQQQPPYLRLAEIVVAAGLVDPETVDQAIERHKASDKWLGGVLIEMGAVKSPQLVTCLARALAVQPVDMASYPIDLATATSVSAERCHKLLALPLSRSDSILYVAMANPVDGDAIARLKEATGCRLEIMVAGERELTEAIERVHAKVAQEQKGIAGVAQDTPTELPEVLHVDELLEILMERRGSDLHQCVGSPPVIRVDGDLEPLKYAELTPTKMQETAYAILTDERIIEFERTHELDFAYSVAGLSRFRVNVHKQRGSVGAVLRAIPMSPPTLEQLKMPPVLKSLTTRPRGLILVTGPTGSGKSTTLAGMINEINSSRRCHIVTIEDPIEFLHRNKKSIIIQREVGADTTSFTAALRHVLRQDPDVILIGEMRDLETIAAAVTAAETGHLVLATLHTTSASQTIDRVIDVFPPHQQEQIRLQLSTVLEGIICQTLLPRTDGIGRACAQEILIATSAIRNLIREGKTHQMSSTLQSGGQAGMQTLDQSLKALVTSKQVNPDVAAAVAHDSEEFKAFLNMR, from the coding sequence GTGACGGAGACATCAAACCAGCAGCAACCCCCATACCTGCGACTGGCGGAGATCGTTGTCGCCGCAGGGCTCGTCGATCCCGAGACCGTGGATCAGGCGATCGAGCGTCACAAGGCCAGCGACAAGTGGCTTGGAGGCGTCCTGATCGAGATGGGCGCTGTGAAGAGCCCGCAGCTCGTGACCTGTCTCGCGCGTGCACTCGCTGTTCAACCCGTGGACATGGCAAGCTACCCGATTGACCTGGCCACGGCGACGTCCGTCAGCGCCGAGAGGTGCCACAAGCTGTTGGCACTACCGCTGTCGCGCTCGGACAGCATTCTCTACGTCGCCATGGCCAACCCCGTGGACGGCGACGCGATCGCCCGCCTCAAGGAGGCAACGGGGTGTCGCCTGGAGATCATGGTCGCCGGCGAGCGGGAGCTGACCGAGGCCATCGAGCGCGTACACGCGAAAGTCGCCCAGGAGCAGAAGGGTATCGCCGGGGTAGCACAGGACACGCCGACGGAGCTGCCGGAGGTGCTGCACGTTGACGAGTTGCTGGAGATTCTCATGGAGCGCCGCGGCTCGGATCTCCACCAGTGCGTCGGCAGCCCGCCGGTGATTCGCGTTGACGGCGATCTGGAGCCGCTCAAATACGCCGAGCTGACGCCGACGAAGATGCAGGAAACCGCATACGCCATTCTCACCGACGAGCGCATCATCGAGTTTGAAAGGACGCACGAGCTGGACTTCGCGTACAGCGTGGCCGGGCTGTCGCGCTTCCGCGTCAACGTACACAAGCAGCGCGGCTCGGTGGGCGCCGTGCTGCGCGCGATTCCGATGAGCCCGCCGACGCTCGAGCAGTTGAAGATGCCGCCGGTGCTCAAGAGCCTGACCACCCGGCCGCGCGGCCTCATCCTGGTCACCGGCCCCACGGGCAGCGGTAAGTCAACCACCCTGGCTGGGATGATAAATGAAATCAACAGCTCGCGCCGGTGTCACATCGTGACCATCGAGGATCCCATCGAATTCCTGCACCGCAACAAGAAGAGCATCATCATCCAGCGGGAGGTGGGCGCGGACACGACATCCTTCACCGCCGCGCTACGCCACGTGCTGCGGCAGGACCCCGACGTCATCCTCATCGGCGAGATGCGCGACCTCGAGACCATTGCCGCAGCGGTCACCGCCGCCGAGACCGGGCACCTCGTGCTCGCGACCTTGCACACGACGAGCGCATCGCAGACGATAGACCGCGTCATTGACGTCTTCCCGCCCCACCAGCAGGAACAGATCCGCCTTCAGCTTTCAACCGTGCTTGAGGGCATTATCTGCCAGACGCTGCTGCCGCGCACTGACGGCATCGGTCGCGCCTGCGCACAGGAGATCCTCATCGCGACCTCGGCGATCCGCAACCTCATCCGCGAGGGCAAGACGCACCAGATGTCCTCGACCCTGCAGTCCGGCGGGCAAGCCGGCATGCAGACCCTCGACCAGTCACTCAAGGCGCTGGTGACGTCCAAGCAGGTGAATCCCGACGTCGCCGCCGCCGTTGCACACGATTCCGAGGAGTTCAAGGCGTTCTTGAATATGCGGTAG
- a CDS encoding type II secretion system protein, producing MRYRRRPRATPGFTLIELTAVIALCVALAAVVTATYLHVRGKSHQSACVANLRQLGTAFRLYANDHEGLSPPYFTECDVGGPEAATYADGALFELMRPYGAAAETWLCPADPFAGRTAPYANCRVDHRLTSYVALCGWTGQDILSPPEWAVFESGPLKGLPHILAFDELAWHFGGREYLLLDGSVQWVREPREERRHRHPLTRH from the coding sequence TTGAGGTACAGACGCAGACCCAGGGCTACGCCGGGATTCACGCTGATAGAGCTCACGGCGGTTATCGCACTGTGCGTAGCTCTGGCGGCCGTCGTCACGGCAACTTACCTGCACGTTCGAGGCAAGTCGCACCAGAGCGCCTGTGTCGCGAACTTGCGACAGCTCGGCACGGCGTTCCGCCTCTACGCGAACGACCACGAGGGCTTGAGCCCGCCGTATTTCACGGAGTGTGATGTCGGCGGTCCGGAGGCCGCGACGTACGCCGACGGCGCACTCTTCGAGCTTATGAGACCTTACGGTGCAGCGGCGGAGACGTGGCTCTGTCCAGCGGATCCTTTTGCCGGCAGGACCGCTCCATATGCTAACTGCCGGGTAGACCATCGCTTGACGAGCTACGTTGCGTTGTGCGGGTGGACCGGCCAGGACATACTGTCGCCACCGGAGTGGGCGGTATTCGAGTCGGGCCCGCTGAAGGGGCTTCCACACATCCTGGCATTCGACGAACTGGCATGGCACTTCGGCGGTCGTGAGTATCTGCTGCTTGATGGTTCTGTCCAATGGGTGCGTGAACCGCGAGAAGAGCGCAGGCACAGACATCCTCTGACACGCCATTGA
- the rpsT gene encoding 30S ribosomal protein S20 — MPRIKSAKKQLRKSRQQRLRNQATRSRVKTAVRTTRAAIDGGAAEGGTLVRDACRTIDKATAKGALHKSAAARSKSRLMKRANKATA; from the coding sequence TTGCCCAGGATCAAATCGGCGAAGAAGCAGCTACGCAAGTCGCGCCAGCAGCGGCTGCGCAATCAGGCAACGCGCTCCCGCGTGAAGACAGCGGTCCGCACCACCCGGGCCGCGATTGACGGCGGCGCTGCCGAGGGTGGGACCTTGGTGCGCGACGCGTGTCGCACCATCGACAAGGCGACCGCCAAGGGGGCGCTTCACAAGAGCGCTGCCGCGCGGTCAAAATCGCGCCTCATGAAGCGCGCGAACAAAGCAACTGCCTAG
- a CDS encoding pilus assembly PilX N-terminal domain-containing protein has product MLNTASRLRDERGATFVMAILGLVVMLILGTSFIGRTINALYTAKNARDDMSAVSLAESGVDMVICMLYEDYGSIGSQLQSSGQYQKTFTMPRGTCYVHVSTNYGGVADALRIQATGTTSHNVQAQVQVIAKAMTDVSRVFRGAIFSNSPMTLNGAGSVIPDESGDGGDIYANGDITFDGTSFTMSNTGHIYTTGTTNWVPPQVPGTNVYQNIAPIPMPVIDLNWYQANATTVINGNLSINGGEFDLDGITYVTGDVKLAGSYRGRGIIVAAGKIRVTGNVEAITGEEGSDDFALVLMSPRSVSIVGGATVEGLVYAHNVDADITLSGNPYIKGAICADVVTSNGAITVEYDDVWGDLGLPGEDKPQYQQVSWERVY; this is encoded by the coding sequence ATGTTGAATACAGCGAGCAGATTGCGCGACGAGCGCGGCGCGACCTTCGTCATGGCGATACTCGGGTTGGTCGTGATGTTGATCCTGGGCACGTCCTTCATCGGGCGGACGATCAATGCGTTGTACACAGCCAAGAATGCGCGCGACGACATGTCAGCCGTATCGTTGGCCGAGTCGGGCGTGGACATGGTGATCTGCATGCTCTACGAGGACTACGGCAGCATCGGCAGCCAGCTCCAGAGCTCGGGGCAGTATCAGAAAACGTTCACGATGCCTCGCGGAACCTGCTATGTTCACGTCAGCACGAACTACGGCGGCGTAGCCGATGCCTTGCGTATCCAGGCGACGGGCACGACTTCCCACAACGTCCAGGCTCAGGTGCAAGTCATCGCGAAAGCCATGACCGACGTCAGCCGGGTCTTCCGCGGCGCGATTTTCTCCAACAGCCCGATGACGCTGAACGGCGCCGGATCGGTTATCCCGGATGAGAGCGGCGACGGCGGAGACATCTACGCCAACGGCGACATCACCTTCGACGGCACGTCGTTCACGATGTCCAACACCGGTCACATCTATACCACCGGGACGACGAATTGGGTGCCGCCGCAGGTGCCGGGCACCAACGTGTACCAGAACATCGCCCCGATCCCGATGCCGGTGATAGACCTCAATTGGTATCAGGCCAACGCGACCACGGTCATCAACGGCAACCTGAGCATCAACGGCGGCGAATTCGACCTCGACGGCATTACGTATGTCACCGGCGACGTCAAGCTCGCCGGCAGCTACCGCGGCCGCGGGATCATCGTGGCCGCCGGCAAGATCAGAGTGACCGGGAACGTCGAGGCGATCACCGGTGAGGAAGGCTCGGATGATTTCGCGCTGGTGCTGATGAGTCCCCGCTCCGTGAGTATCGTCGGCGGCGCGACCGTGGAGGGTCTCGTCTACGCGCATAACGTGGATGCCGACATCACCCTGAGCGGAAATCCCTACATCAAAGGCGCCATCTGTGCCGACGTCGTGACGAGCAATGGCGCGATCACGGTCGAGTACGACGATGTCTGGGGCGACCTGGGGCTCCCCGGAGAGGATAAGCCCCAATACCAACAGGTGTCTTGGGAGCGCGTGTACTGA
- a CDS encoding N-acetyltransferase, whose product MKTRLRRARAADVAEIQRLIKTYADRGQMLPRSLSELYDNLRDFFVVEDDGGLVGCAACHVTWEDLAEVKCMAVREDRRGQGWGRKLLEACLEDAGRVGVKRAFVLTYIPEFFEAFGFGRIEKSELPQKIWSECIRCVHFPDCDEVALVRDVEDEPGVDDGAAG is encoded by the coding sequence ATGAAAACGAGACTGCGCCGAGCGCGGGCCGCGGACGTCGCGGAGATCCAACGTCTGATCAAGACGTACGCCGACCGCGGGCAGATGCTGCCGCGCTCGCTGAGCGAGTTGTACGATAACCTGCGCGACTTTTTCGTGGTCGAAGATGACGGCGGCCTCGTCGGCTGTGCGGCGTGCCATGTGACGTGGGAAGACCTCGCGGAGGTCAAGTGCATGGCGGTGCGCGAGGATCGCCGAGGGCAGGGCTGGGGGCGCAAGTTGCTCGAAGCCTGCCTGGAGGACGCGGGGCGCGTCGGCGTGAAGCGCGCGTTTGTCCTCACGTACATCCCGGAGTTCTTCGAGGCGTTCGGGTTCGGCCGCATCGAGAAAAGCGAATTGCCGCAGAAGATCTGGTCGGAGTGCATCCGCTGCGTCCACTTCCCGGACTGCGACGAGGTCGCGCTTGTGCGCGATGTCGAGGATGAGCCGGGCGTCGACGATGGCGCGGCGGGCTGA
- a CDS encoding glycosyltransferase family 2 protein yields the protein MPLEAGENSSGPPHVPAARVGNAKAVDTKLTVIMPVYNERDTVADIVERVLRVPIVKELIIVDDGSTDGTSEVLDQLAGGDVRVIHQPQNMGKGMAIRRALVEAGGDVVIIQDADGEYDPAEYPDLVAPIVSGDTAVVYGSRFRGTVENMRWPNYLINRLLAWMVRVLYGAPLTDEATCYKVFRTDVMKSIPLDCKGFEFCPEITAKLLKRGYRIQEVPITYRGRSKREGKKINWKDGVRAIWSLVKYRFVG from the coding sequence ATGCCGCTTGAGGCAGGCGAGAATTCGAGCGGGCCGCCGCACGTTCCGGCGGCCCGCGTCGGTAACGCGAAGGCGGTGGACACCAAGCTGACGGTGATCATGCCCGTGTACAACGAGCGCGACACCGTGGCGGACATAGTCGAGCGCGTGCTCCGCGTGCCGATCGTCAAGGAACTCATCATCGTTGACGATGGCTCCACTGACGGTACCTCGGAGGTCCTCGACCAGTTAGCGGGCGGCGACGTGCGAGTGATCCACCAGCCGCAGAACATGGGCAAGGGGATGGCGATACGCCGCGCGCTCGTGGAGGCTGGCGGCGACGTCGTCATCATCCAGGACGCCGACGGGGAATACGACCCCGCGGAGTACCCGGACCTGGTGGCGCCGATCGTCAGCGGCGACACGGCGGTCGTGTACGGCTCCCGTTTCCGCGGCACCGTGGAGAACATGAGGTGGCCGAACTACCTGATCAACCGCCTCCTGGCGTGGATGGTACGGGTTCTCTACGGCGCCCCGCTGACCGACGAGGCGACGTGCTACAAGGTGTTCCGTACCGATGTGATGAAATCAATTCCCCTCGACTGCAAGGGATTTGAATTCTGCCCGGAGATCACGGCGAAGCTGCTCAAGCGCGGATATCGGATCCAGGAAGTGCCGATAACCTATCGCGGCCGCAGCAAGCGCGAAGGCAAGAAGATCAACTGGAAAGATGGCGTCAGAGCGATTTGGTCGCTGGTGAAGTATCGCTTTGTCGGTTAA
- the tadA gene encoding Flp pilus assembly complex ATPase component TadA, translated as MASRNDEETVAAATEVSVQPLHDEDDNGLSAEVRKKLANQRLGDILVAAQLITEEQLAQALVSQQKERGKRLGQILVESGAVNSEALGFALSLQLGLPYISLDDFTVDPAVLRLIPEDVARRYGVFPVRREQNTLTLAISDPFDIEALDRVRAITGLNIREVITQVEAIHKAIETHYGGDVLSDIVERISAETTSYSSVEQEFHDLAQLSSETSVVAFVNRFLAQAIERKASDIHIVPQQERVEVYYRIDGVLQHQLDISREALAAVVSRIKILGDMDITEHRLPLDGRARLKAGKRLCDLRISTIPTVTGESVAIRVLDKTTSLQDLNSLGFTESDLAAYRGLTKKPHGMVLMTGPTGSGKTTTLYATLLELKMEVPRQHIITVEDPVEYEVGQINQLQVKPKIGFTFANALRYIVRHDPDIVMVGEIRDSETAKLAVQAALTGHRVLSSFHTNDAAGALTRLIDMEVEPYLVASSVLGVLAQRLVRTLCPHCKDEFTPPEDVARQFAADSEVPQVLYRAKGCRRCADTGYSGRTAVYELLIVAEPIRRLVVGRQASNTIQLAAVESGMIPMRDNLAAKVRAGVTSAEEAFRLGLQSDEADQDEQTP; from the coding sequence ATGGCTTCGCGAAACGACGAGGAGACGGTCGCGGCAGCGACCGAGGTCAGCGTTCAACCGCTGCACGATGAGGACGACAACGGGCTGTCCGCGGAGGTGCGGAAGAAGCTCGCAAACCAGCGCCTCGGCGATATCCTCGTCGCCGCGCAACTCATTACCGAGGAGCAGTTGGCCCAAGCATTGGTGTCGCAGCAGAAGGAGCGCGGCAAGCGGCTCGGCCAGATTCTGGTCGAGAGCGGCGCGGTCAACTCCGAAGCCCTCGGGTTCGCGCTGTCGCTGCAGCTCGGCTTGCCCTACATCTCCCTCGACGACTTCACCGTCGATCCGGCGGTGCTGCGCTTGATTCCCGAAGACGTGGCGCGTCGTTACGGCGTGTTCCCGGTTCGGCGCGAGCAGAACACGCTCACGCTCGCCATCTCCGATCCCTTCGACATCGAGGCGCTCGATCGCGTCCGCGCCATCACCGGACTCAACATACGCGAGGTCATCACCCAGGTCGAGGCGATCCACAAGGCCATCGAGACTCACTACGGCGGCGACGTTCTGAGCGATATCGTCGAGCGCATCTCCGCCGAGACCACGTCTTACTCGTCAGTCGAGCAGGAATTCCACGACCTCGCACAACTCAGCTCGGAGACCTCCGTCGTCGCTTTCGTCAACCGCTTTCTGGCGCAGGCGATCGAGCGCAAGGCGAGCGACATTCACATCGTGCCGCAGCAGGAGCGCGTCGAGGTGTACTATCGGATTGACGGCGTGCTCCAGCACCAGTTGGACATATCGCGCGAGGCGCTCGCCGCGGTCGTCTCGCGCATCAAGATCCTCGGCGACATGGACATCACCGAGCACCGCCTGCCGCTCGACGGCCGGGCGCGCCTCAAGGCCGGCAAGCGCTTGTGCGACCTGCGCATCTCGACCATCCCCACCGTCACCGGCGAGAGCGTCGCGATCCGCGTGCTCGACAAGACGACGTCCCTGCAGGACCTAAATAGTCTCGGGTTCACCGAATCGGACCTCGCCGCATATCGGGGCTTGACCAAGAAGCCTCACGGTATGGTGCTGATGACCGGCCCGACCGGCAGCGGCAAGACGACCACGCTCTACGCGACGCTCCTGGAGCTGAAAATGGAGGTGCCGCGCCAGCACATCATCACCGTCGAGGACCCGGTGGAGTACGAGGTCGGGCAGATCAACCAGTTACAGGTCAAGCCGAAGATCGGCTTCACCTTCGCCAACGCCCTGCGCTACATCGTGCGCCACGACCCGGACATCGTCATGGTCGGCGAGATCCGCGACTCGGAGACCGCCAAGCTGGCGGTGCAGGCGGCGCTCACCGGGCATCGCGTCCTGAGTTCATTCCACACCAACGACGCGGCGGGCGCCTTGACGCGACTGATCGATATGGAAGTCGAGCCGTACCTGGTCGCGTCGTCGGTGCTCGGGGTGCTGGCGCAGCGACTGGTGCGCACGCTCTGCCCGCACTGCAAAGACGAGTTCACGCCGCCGGAGGACGTGGCGCGCCAGTTCGCCGCCGACAGCGAGGTGCCGCAGGTGCTGTACCGCGCCAAGGGCTGCCGCCGCTGCGCGGACACCGGTTACTCGGGCCGCACTGCCGTGTATGAATTGCTGATTGTCGCCGAGCCCATCCGGCGTCTCGTCGTTGGCCGCCAGGCATCGAACACGATTCAGCTGGCCGCCGTCGAGAGCGGCATGATCCCCATGCGCGACAACCTCGCGGCCAAAGTCCGGGCAGGCGTTACCAGCGCGGAGGAAGCCTTCCGCCTTGGCCTGCAGAGCGACGAGGCAGATCAGGACGAGCAGACACCGTAG
- a CDS encoding prepilin-type N-terminal cleavage/methylation domain-containing protein — MINRRSGFTLIELLVTIVILAIGLVALSTLFVAGIISDIKAERIQIATNRARQELERMRSAGYSGALIHTDIFKPADGYSITESNPDLTGIVSFAEPLLPASTGSLEIRYYDSGAGIYPNLKRLSVTLAWGGGKRTQGAVFASTLLANRP; from the coding sequence ATGATCAACCGCAGGTCAGGCTTCACCCTCATTGAGCTCCTCGTCACGATCGTCATTCTGGCGATCGGGCTGGTGGCTCTGAGCACGCTTTTCGTAGCCGGCATCATATCCGACATCAAGGCTGAGCGCATTCAGATCGCGACCAACCGCGCGCGCCAGGAACTGGAACGAATGCGCAGCGCAGGCTACAGTGGAGCGCTCATTCACACCGACATCTTCAAGCCCGCTGACGGCTACTCGATCACGGAGAGCAACCCCGATCTCACGGGCATCGTTTCTTTTGCCGAGCCGCTGCTGCCGGCGAGCACCGGCTCGCTGGAGATCCGCTACTACGACTCGGGCGCCGGGATCTATCCGAACCTCAAGCGGCTATCAGTCACCCTCGCGTGGGGAGGAGGTAAGCGAACCCAGGGCGCTGTGTTTGCCAGCACCCTGCTCGCGAACCGACCATGA
- the aroQ gene encoding type II 3-dehydroquinate dehydratase, translating into MVKVAVIHGPNLGLLGKREPDIYGAITLEQLNERIRQAAQELGLELRITQSDHEGDVIGAIHDCMDWAQAIVINPAALTHYSIAVRDALQAVRVPAIEVHLTNIHAREEFRRVSVTAPATVGQIVGFGAEGYLLALRAAKALVQDSLI; encoded by the coding sequence ATGGTCAAAGTCGCGGTGATTCACGGACCCAATCTGGGCCTGCTCGGCAAGCGCGAACCGGATATCTACGGCGCCATCACGCTGGAACAGCTCAACGAGCGTATCCGGCAAGCCGCCCAGGAACTGGGCCTCGAGTTGCGGATTACGCAATCCGATCACGAAGGCGACGTCATCGGGGCCATTCACGACTGCATGGACTGGGCGCAAGCCATCGTCATCAACCCCGCGGCGCTGACCCACTACAGCATCGCCGTACGCGACGCGCTCCAGGCGGTGCGCGTGCCCGCCATCGAGGTGCACCTGACCAATATCCATGCGCGCGAGGAATTCCGGCGCGTCTCCGTCACCGCCCCGGCGACCGTCGGGCAGATCGTCGGGTTCGGCGCCGAGGGCTACCTGCTGGCGCTGCGCGCGGCCAAAGCACTCGTCCAAGACAGCCTGATATGA